Proteins encoded by one window of Enterococcus faecalis:
- a CDS encoding DUF1064 domain-containing protein produces MQSPTALNKRGNKVTLDGYIFDSEKEAKFYQRFVKTCGLPFEVHPRFIMHEKCEIPGGNISSIAYSPDFIIKDHDGNWLHVIDIKNSFGAYGIDQSNKLRFRLFAMKYGHPVEAVVIRSNDFKVITQGVTKPLNEKKPFITNNFNYHWRQATNY; encoded by the coding sequence ATGCAATCACCAACAGCCCTGAATAAGCGAGGAAATAAAGTCACACTTGATGGATATATATTTGACTCGGAAAAAGAAGCAAAGTTTTATCAGCGATTTGTCAAAACGTGTGGTCTGCCTTTTGAAGTACACCCAAGATTTATAATGCACGAGAAGTGCGAAATACCAGGAGGGAACATTTCGAGCATTGCCTATTCACCAGATTTTATCATCAAGGATCACGATGGCAATTGGCTACATGTGATCGATATAAAAAATAGTTTTGGTGCCTATGGCATTGATCAATCAAATAAGCTTAGATTTAGACTGTTTGCCATGAAATATGGTCATCCAGTCGAGGCGGTTGTTATTAGGTCAAATGATTTTAAAGTCATTACACAAGGCGTAACTAAGCCGCTTAATGAGAAAAAACCATTCATCACAAATAATTTTAATTATCACTGGCGACAAGCCACAAACTACTAG
- a CDS encoding ATP-binding protein, giving the protein MQSASDGFSKMIKTLLYITPDPCPECGGNLYAWRAKNKDGSDRCPPTCMECGYKARKKAEDLETEKMFNDSLKARAINYLKYSSLYTDKNLINCRFKTYKTVDTETKLAFEIAKRATTEILLNKPIHMILSGKSGVGKSHLAMSTAWEVLEKSNYDKRCLFISYAELLEQLKFAMKDEQVRKTITGTLMAEIKSADLVVLDDLGAELGVKGNDSTNFNNDTLNRIVEARQNKATVFTTNLTGKEMSQAYGERILSRIMSNSQGFVMKIEGTSDKRVSGI; this is encoded by the coding sequence GATTAAAACGTTGCTTTATATTACACCTGATCCATGTCCAGAGTGCGGAGGAAATCTTTATGCTTGGCGTGCAAAAAACAAAGATGGGTCCGATAGGTGTCCGCCAACTTGCATGGAATGTGGCTATAAAGCACGCAAAAAAGCAGAAGACCTTGAAACAGAGAAAATGTTTAACGATAGTTTGAAAGCCAGAGCGATTAATTACTTGAAGTACAGCTCTCTTTATACCGACAAAAATTTAATTAATTGTCGCTTTAAAACTTACAAAACAGTAGACACAGAAACCAAGCTTGCTTTTGAAATTGCTAAACGAGCTACAACTGAAATTCTTTTGAATAAACCAATTCATATGATTCTTTCAGGCAAAAGCGGTGTTGGTAAAAGTCATTTGGCTATGTCAACTGCTTGGGAAGTGTTGGAGAAATCAAACTATGATAAACGCTGCTTATTTATTAGTTATGCGGAACTCTTAGAACAGCTAAAATTTGCGATGAAAGATGAACAAGTCAGAAAGACAATAACAGGAACCTTAATGGCAGAGATTAAAAGCGCTGATTTAGTTGTTTTGGACGACTTAGGGGCCGAGTTAGGCGTTAAAGGGAATGACAGTACCAACTTTAATAATGACACCTTAAATCGCATTGTAGAAGCTCGGCAGAATAAAGCAACAGTATTTACAACGAACTTAACAGGTAAAGAAATGAGCCAAGCTTATGGGGAGAGAATCCTTTCTCGCATCATGAGTAATTCACAAGGTTTTGTGATGAAAATTGAGGGAACATCGGATAAGCGAGTATCAGGTATCTAA